A window of the Janthinobacterium agaricidamnosum NBRC 102515 = DSM 9628 genome harbors these coding sequences:
- a CDS encoding TonB-dependent receptor, with the protein MVVLSAVVLTSPAQAQQAASAGGSDTIERVEVTATRAAGSVDVQKVPAAITVLQPESLAKFGLGNLTDIASAVPAMSVQEQGPGVNNITMRGLVVRGIVPSEIQDASLVAVYVDDMPVTLKSSNPDLKVLDLERIEVLQGPQGTLFGAGAMAGAVRQITQKPDTNELFGSLEAVGSRTSGFGGNNHNLRGMVNIPLKDDVLGLRLAAYTGNDSGYVRNALTGDTTNAVSTNQGRAALRLRASRDLTVDASVTSSNIKGGINDAYADLAPYTTIALLPQKSNDNLQLYNVALNYDLGGAQLVSSTSYLHRDTLYVQSAQYPATAFIFGGNPPLMQAAYQIANAVTDFAQELRLNSNSTGPLKWTAGAFFESGKRHVVQEEPTVGFDARFAATHNFPGYNSQTNELASTPDNFFSGLQNTKSRQVALFAEGTYTVWDKLDLTAGLRLFRGTQDFDLRFSGLFGNLVGATPASPVGTPETSSSSATSQGANPRFAAAYRLDQDHMLYASAGKGFRYGGNNQPVPFKLCGVNAPTTFAPDSLWNYEVGSKNTLLDHRMTFNVSAYVIEWSDVQVFNKLPCTYYYTLNAGKIRSQGLELETAFKLTRRATFGLSASYNNAYAKDTVVTGIAAQNIPAGSRTPYAPHFAANATVGYSIPLSGSDEIGVSASYAYRGDSYTNFAKAQGSYEEIPSSNMVNATLTYKTRGYEVGLFGSNLTNGTKVSDVTPNVIAIQPGNALYMARPRTIGLRFKTRF; encoded by the coding sequence TTGGTCGTACTATCGGCTGTAGTCCTTACATCGCCGGCGCAGGCGCAGCAAGCCGCTTCGGCTGGCGGTTCGGATACGATCGAGCGGGTCGAAGTGACGGCCACGCGTGCCGCCGGCTCGGTCGATGTGCAAAAAGTGCCGGCCGCGATCACGGTATTGCAGCCGGAAAGCCTGGCCAAGTTTGGGCTCGGCAACCTGACCGATATCGCCAGCGCGGTGCCGGCGATGAGCGTGCAAGAGCAGGGGCCGGGCGTCAACAACATCACCATGCGCGGGCTGGTGGTGCGCGGCATCGTGCCGTCTGAAATCCAGGATGCGTCGCTGGTGGCGGTGTATGTCGACGATATGCCGGTGACCTTGAAATCCAGCAATCCTGATTTGAAAGTGCTCGACCTGGAGCGCATCGAAGTATTGCAGGGCCCGCAGGGCACGCTGTTCGGCGCCGGCGCGATGGCTGGCGCGGTGCGCCAGATTACCCAGAAACCCGACACCAACGAGCTGTTCGGCTCGCTGGAAGCGGTCGGTTCACGCACCTCCGGCTTCGGCGGCAACAACCATAATCTGCGCGGCATGGTCAACATCCCGTTGAAGGATGACGTGCTCGGCTTGCGCCTGGCTGCTTACACCGGCAATGATTCCGGTTATGTCAGAAATGCCCTGACCGGCGACACCACCAACGCCGTGTCGACCAACCAGGGCCGCGCCGCGCTGCGCTTGCGCGCCAGCCGCGACTTGACGGTGGACGCCAGCGTCACTTCGTCGAATATCAAGGGCGGCATCAACGACGCCTACGCCGACCTGGCGCCATACACCACGATCGCCTTGCTGCCGCAAAAAAGCAATGACAACCTGCAACTGTATAACGTTGCGCTGAATTACGACCTGGGCGGCGCGCAACTGGTGTCGTCCACCTCTTATCTGCACCGCGACACCTTGTATGTGCAGTCGGCGCAATATCCGGCCACCGCCTTCATTTTCGGCGGCAATCCGCCGCTGATGCAAGCCGCTTACCAGATCGCCAATGCAGTGACCGACTTTGCGCAGGAATTGCGGCTCAACTCGAACAGCACCGGTCCCCTGAAATGGACCGCCGGCGCGTTCTTTGAAAGCGGCAAGCGCCACGTGGTGCAGGAAGAGCCGACGGTCGGTTTCGATGCGCGTTTCGCGGCCACCCATAATTTCCCTGGTTATAACTCGCAAACCAACGAACTGGCGTCGACCCCGGATAACTTCTTTTCCGGCTTGCAAAACACCAAGTCGCGCCAGGTCGCGCTGTTTGCCGAAGGCACTTACACCGTGTGGGATAAACTCGATCTGACGGCCGGCTTGCGCCTGTTCCGTGGCACCCAGGATTTCGACCTGCGCTTTTCCGGCCTGTTCGGCAACCTGGTCGGCGCCACGCCGGCGTCGCCGGTCGGCACGCCCGAAACCAGCAGCAGCAGCGCCACCTCGCAAGGCGCCAACCCGCGCTTTGCCGCCGCTTACCGGCTCGACCAGGATCACATGCTGTATGCCAGCGCCGGCAAGGGCTTCCGTTATGGCGGCAATAACCAGCCGGTGCCGTTCAAGCTGTGCGGCGTGAACGCGCCGACCACGTTTGCGCCGGACAGCTTGTGGAACTATGAAGTCGGCTCGAAAAACACTTTGCTGGACCACCGCATGACCTTCAACGTCAGCGCTTACGTGATCGAGTGGAGCGATGTGCAGGTCTTCAATAAATTGCCGTGCACCTATTACTACACGCTGAACGCCGGCAAGATCCGCAGCCAGGGCCTGGAACTGGAAACCGCGTTCAAGCTGACCCGCCGCGCCACTTTCGGCCTGAGCGCGTCGTATAACAATGCCTATGCCAAGGATACCGTGGTGACCGGCATCGCCGCGCAAAACATTCCGGCCGGCAGCCGCACGCCGTATGCGCCGCACTTCGCCGCCAACGCCACCGTCGGCTACAGCATCCCGCTGTCGGGTTCGGATGAAATCGGCGTTTCGGCCAGTTATGCCTATCGTGGCGATTCCTACACTAACTTTGCCAAGGCGCAAGGCAGCTACGAAGAAATCCCGTCGTCGAACATGGTCAACGCGACGCTGACCTATAAAACGCGCGGCTACGAAGTCGGCCTGTTCGGCAGCAACTTGACCAACGGCACCAAGGTCAGCGACGTAACGCCGAACGTGATCGCGATCCAGCCGGGCAATGCCTTGTACATGGCGCGTCCGCGCACCATCGGCCTGCGTTTCAAGACGCGTTTTTAA
- a CDS encoding ABC transporter permease, whose product MSSALRMRLPLAGKSGIRWPGFSARPNSIALCAALLGLLSLQWPFVVLRLNRVMPLGDDYSLFALNPGWGGLAAGAWLLFGVSAVLAPGKLRKAALALALSIAAGACFAALTWGALHLTADNEFSRVGIGAGAWSSLAALYIALFALHAEAPLWLPAPLLVLAALAGAAPYRHLGIVLEYREVADVFQQEFLRHILLVGAALPLVILAGAAIGVLAVRKPACEGVLLSVTGFLQTVPSIALFGLLLPLLSVYGRQVTVAGALLFALALLVLTGAGWLLLKRWPQPLLLTVYGVVIALGLLVLLPVFGLTVYQLMADGAAFIASLHASATLAELGLRGLGAAPAIVALVLYGIWPIVVHTHAGLGSVPAAILEAARGMGMSSRQIFWRVELPLAAPFLVQGVRGALLLLIGLTTVAVLVNAGGLGFFLLRGTEQSVSDLVLLGSLPVVALAFGADALTRLLAWALTPRGAWR is encoded by the coding sequence ATGAGCAGCGCGCTGCGGATGCGATTGCCGTTGGCCGGCAAGTCCGGTATCAGATGGCCCGGATTTTCGGCGCGGCCGAACAGCATCGCGCTGTGTGCCGCGCTGCTTGGCCTGCTGTCCTTGCAGTGGCCGTTTGTCGTGTTGCGCCTGAACCGCGTGATGCCATTGGGCGATGACTACTCCCTGTTTGCGTTGAATCCGGGCTGGGGCGGCCTGGCTGCCGGCGCCTGGCTGCTGTTCGGTGTCAGCGCGGTGCTGGCGCCAGGCAAGTTGCGCAAGGCGGCGCTGGCGCTGGCCTTGAGCATCGCCGCCGGCGCGTGTTTTGCCGCATTGACCTGGGGCGCGCTGCACCTGACCGCCGACAATGAATTTTCCCGCGTCGGCATCGGCGCCGGCGCATGGAGCAGCCTGGCCGCGCTGTATATCGCGCTGTTCGCGCTGCACGCCGAAGCGCCGTTATGGCTGCCGGCGCCGCTGCTGGTGCTGGCCGCGCTGGCCGGCGCCGCGCCGTACCGCCACCTCGGCATCGTGCTGGAATACCGGGAAGTCGCTGATGTATTCCAGCAAGAATTCCTGCGCCACATCTTGCTGGTCGGTGCGGCCTTGCCGCTGGTTATCCTGGCCGGCGCGGCGATCGGCGTGCTGGCGGTGCGCAAACCGGCTTGTGAAGGTGTGCTGCTGAGCGTCACAGGTTTCTTGCAAACCGTGCCGTCGATTGCCTTGTTCGGCTTGCTGCTGCCCTTGCTGTCGGTCTATGGCCGGCAGGTGACGGTGGCTGGTGCGCTGCTGTTTGCGCTGGCCTTGCTGGTGTTAACCGGCGCCGGCTGGCTGCTGCTGAAACGCTGGCCGCAGCCGCTGTTGTTGACCGTATATGGCGTGGTCATTGCGCTGGGGCTGCTTGTATTGCTGCCGGTGTTCGGTTTGACGGTGTATCAATTGATGGCGGACGGCGCCGCTTTTATCGCCAGCCTGCATGCTTCGGCCACGCTGGCCGAGCTGGGCTTGCGCGGCCTCGGTGCGGCGCCGGCCATCGTCGCGCTGGTGCTGTATGGCATTTGGCCGATCGTGGTGCATACCCATGCCGGCCTGGGCAGCGTGCCGGCCGCGATCCTCGAAGCGGCGCGCGGCATGGGCATGAGTAGCCGGCAAATTTTCTGGCGCGTCGAATTGCCGCTGGCCGCGCCCTTCCTGGTGCAGGGCGTGCGGGGAGCGTTGCTGCTGCTGATCGGCTTGACTACCGTCGCGGTGTTGGTCAATGCCGGCGGCCTCGGGTTTTTCCTGTTGCGCGGCACGGAACAATCGGTGTCCGACCTGGTGTTGCTGGGATCGTTGCCGGTGGTCGCGCTGGCCTTCGGCGCCGACGCCTTGACCCGCTTGCTGGCTTGGGCGCTGACGCCACGGGGAGCTTGGAGATGA
- a CDS encoding ABC transporter ATP-binding protein, with amino-acid sequence MIRLSHIDKHYDSVVALNRVNLEIDHGKLVVLIGPSGCGKSTLLRVVNRIIEPSGGRIFIDGKDALDIDPVLLRRSIGYVIQNAGLFPHLTIRENVAVVPHLLGWDKARRLRRADEMLALVRLDPHQFGNRYPKELSGGQQQRVGIARALAADPAVLLMDEPFSAVDPITREQLQEELLRIQRDVRKTIVFVTHDIDEAIRLGDKICLMREGSVVQYADPDTMLRHPADPFTAQFIGQEPELKRLGRHSVGDFMRHDAPGAGLAGAERVGLSTSARSALSKLLGGQSALVVVDASGVAVGHVSLADFASLA; translated from the coding sequence ATGATACGTTTGAGTCACATCGACAAGCATTACGACAGCGTGGTGGCGTTGAATCGGGTCAACCTGGAAATCGACCACGGCAAGCTGGTGGTGCTGATCGGCCCGTCCGGTTGCGGCAAGTCGACCTTGCTGCGGGTGGTCAACCGCATCATCGAACCGAGCGGCGGCCGGATTTTTATCGACGGCAAGGACGCGCTGGACATCGATCCGGTCTTGCTGCGCCGTTCGATCGGCTATGTGATCCAGAACGCCGGCTTGTTCCCGCATTTGACGATACGCGAAAACGTTGCCGTCGTGCCCCATTTGCTGGGCTGGGACAAGGCCAGGCGCTTGCGCCGCGCCGACGAGATGCTGGCGCTGGTGCGACTCGATCCGCATCAGTTCGGCAATCGCTATCCGAAGGAATTGTCGGGCGGGCAGCAGCAGCGGGTCGGTATCGCCCGCGCGCTGGCGGCCGATCCGGCGGTGTTGCTGATGGATGAGCCGTTCAGCGCCGTCGATCCGATCACCCGCGAACAATTGCAGGAAGAATTGCTGCGCATCCAGCGCGACGTGCGCAAGACCATCGTTTTTGTTACGCACGATATCGATGAAGCGATCCGTCTCGGCGACAAGATTTGCCTGATGCGCGAAGGTTCAGTGGTGCAATACGCCGATCCCGACACCATGCTGCGCCATCCGGCCGACCCGTTCACCGCCCAATTCATCGGGCAAGAGCCGGAATTGAAGCGGCTGGGCCGTCACAGCGTCGGCGACTTCATGCGCCACGATGCGCCCGGGGCCGGCCTGGCCGGGGCCGAACGGGTAGGACTGTCGACCAGCGCGCGCAGTGCGCTGAGTAAACTGCTCGGCGGTCAATCCGCGCTGGTGGTGGTCGACGCCAGCGGCGTCGCGGTCGGCCATGTGTCGCTGGCCGATTTTGCGTCGCTGGCATGA
- a CDS encoding glycine betaine ABC transporter substrate-binding protein: protein MTSASPRHWPVWAICAALLCGPAQAEPAETGITIGSKIDTEASLLCPMVRLALAAHGIKVRDKCGTGATQVVRKALLEGEIDAYPEYSGNAPYLIKNVKFEPGIFKDGARGYAAGARADLEQNQIVWLKPAPASVSYGVAIPQKLARAEKIATWSDLARYINAGKTFKVVVSQEFVDRDDGLKAFEKVYGFRLKPAQLIILPGGNTAQTETAAAQGTSGANAAMAYTTDGQIPALGLVALTDNAGAVDVSQPLLTIRSAALKKYPGIPAIIEPIFATLDVATLSRLNTKIVVGGQSGAKVAEQYLKQKGFLK, encoded by the coding sequence ATGACATCTGCTTCCCCTCGGCACTGGCCGGTCTGGGCCATCTGCGCGGCCCTGTTATGCGGGCCGGCGCAGGCTGAACCGGCCGAGACCGGCATCACCATCGGTTCCAAGATCGACACGGAAGCTTCGCTGCTGTGCCCGATGGTCAGGCTGGCGCTGGCGGCGCATGGCATCAAGGTCAGGGACAAGTGCGGCACCGGCGCCACCCAGGTAGTGCGCAAGGCCTTGCTGGAAGGGGAAATCGACGCCTATCCCGAATACAGCGGCAACGCGCCTTACCTGATCAAGAACGTCAAGTTTGAACCCGGCATCTTCAAGGATGGGGCCAGGGGTTACGCGGCCGGCGCCAGGGCCGACCTGGAACAGAACCAGATCGTCTGGCTGAAACCGGCGCCGGCCAGCGTCAGTTATGGCGTGGCGATTCCGCAAAAGCTGGCCAGGGCCGAGAAAATCGCCACCTGGTCGGACCTGGCGCGTTACATCAACGCCGGAAAAACCTTTAAAGTGGTGGTCAGCCAGGAATTCGTCGACCGCGACGATGGCTTGAAGGCGTTTGAAAAAGTGTATGGATTCCGATTAAAACCGGCGCAATTGATTATCCTGCCGGGCGGCAATACCGCACAGACCGAGACGGCGGCGGCGCAAGGCACCAGCGGCGCCAACGCGGCGATGGCGTACACCACCGACGGCCAGATTCCCGCGCTGGGACTGGTGGCGCTGACCGACAACGCCGGCGCCGTCGATGTGTCGCAACCCTTGCTGACGATACGCAGCGCGGCGCTGAAGAAATATCCCGGCATTCCCGCCATCATCGAGCCGATCTTCGCGACGCTGGACGTGGCCACGCTGTCGCGCCTGAACACCAAAATCGTCGTCGGCGGCCAGTCCGGGGCCAAGGTCGCCGAACAGTATTTGAAACAAAAAGGCTTTTTGAAATGA
- a CDS encoding ABC transporter permease yields the protein MSKFFLNRHAPGLLCWPVLWLLYSHEAWWHALLAPLGEAGQPVLYQRISLVEAAQSHVLIVAAAMAGVLLLGLPLAIWATRSRGKTFLPLIANSATIGQTLPPVAVLFLATPIFGFGSQAIIFALFAYGLMPTVQGALTGLRQVDGDIKRAAQGIGMDSSRLLWTVELPLALPAILAGLRTSLVLSVATASLAPMAGGVSLGTPIVSGLAVNNATQVMEGALAVALLAIACDYSMRVLERCLTPWR from the coding sequence ATGAGTAAATTCTTTTTAAACCGTCATGCGCCGGGCTTGCTGTGCTGGCCTGTGTTGTGGTTGCTGTACAGCCATGAAGCCTGGTGGCACGCTTTATTGGCGCCGCTGGGGGAGGCTGGCCAGCCGGTGCTGTACCAGCGCATCAGCCTGGTCGAGGCGGCGCAAAGCCATGTCCTGATTGTCGCCGCCGCGATGGCCGGCGTGTTGCTGTTGGGCTTGCCGTTGGCGATCTGGGCCACGCGCAGTCGCGGTAAAACCTTTTTACCGCTGATCGCCAATAGCGCGACGATAGGCCAGACCTTGCCGCCGGTGGCGGTGCTGTTCCTGGCCACGCCGATCTTCGGCTTTGGCTCGCAGGCGATCATTTTCGCCTTGTTTGCCTATGGCTTGATGCCGACGGTGCAGGGCGCGTTGACCGGTTTGCGGCAAGTCGATGGCGATATCAAGCGGGCTGCACAAGGCATCGGCATGGATTCGTCGCGGTTGTTGTGGACGGTCGAATTGCCGCTGGCGTTGCCGGCCATCCTGGCCGGTCTGCGCACCAGCCTGGTGTTGTCGGTCGCCACCGCGTCGCTGGCGCCGATGGCCGGCGGCGTCAGCCTCGGCACGCCGATTGTTTCCGGCCTGGCTGTCAACAATGCGACCCAGGTGATGGAAGGCGCGCTGGCCGTCGCGTTGCTGGCGATCGCTTGCGATTATTCGATGCGCGTGCTGGAACGTTGCCTTACGCCATGGCGCTGA